A window from Candidatus Bathyarchaeota archaeon encodes these proteins:
- a CDS encoding serine protein kinase RIO, translated as MLEKRGEEFEVFEEVFDRPTLEGLYKLIRRGVIDKIYGVVKAGKEGRIYWGRDPRGAELAVKIYYTVTGEFRQGMMKYIEGDPRFKRVRRDPRGLVYTWTQKEFKNLKLAEEAGVNVPRPIECFRNILVMSFIGVDGVPAPLLREVELQSPEDFYKRLIEDVRRLYLGARLVHGDLSEYNIMVWEGAPVIFDVSQAVLAAHPNAGALLRRDIERINEYFSRLGVEILSAEYLEVYVRGGEEELYQDSSG; from the coding sequence ATGCTCGAGAAGAGGGGAGAGGAGTTCGAGGTCTTCGAGGAGGTATTCGACAGGCCAACCCTGGAGGGATTATACAAGCTGATCAGGAGGGGGGTGATAGACAAGATTTACGGGGTGGTGAAGGCCGGCAAGGAGGGGAGGATATACTGGGGGAGGGACCCAAGGGGAGCAGAGCTCGCCGTCAAGATCTATTACACCGTCACGGGCGAGTTCAGGCAGGGCATGATGAAGTACATAGAGGGAGATCCAAGGTTTAAGAGGGTGAGGAGAGATCCCAGAGGCCTGGTCTACACCTGGACCCAGAAGGAGTTCAAGAACCTGAAGTTAGCGGAAGAGGCTGGGGTCAACGTCCCAAGGCCCATAGAGTGCTTTAGAAATATCCTCGTGATGAGCTTCATTGGAGTGGATGGGGTTCCAGCCCCGCTTCTGAGGGAGGTTGAGCTTCAGAGCCCGGAGGATTTTTACAAGAGGTTGATAGAGGATGTTAGGCGCCTCTACCTGGGGGCCCGCCTCGTCCACGGGGACCTCAGCGAGTATAACATAATGGTCTGGGAGGGGGCTCCAGTCATCTTCGACGTCTCCCAGGCAGTTCTAGCGGCCCACCCGAACGCAGGGGCTCTGCTGAGGAGAGATATAGAGAGGATTAATGAGTACTTCAGCCGCCTCGGAGTTGAAATCCTAAGCGCTGAATATTTGGAGGTGTATGTGAGGGGTGGAGAGGAAGAGCTATATCAAGATTCCTCTGGATAG
- the eif1A gene encoding translation initiation factor eIF-1A, with protein sequence MGKKKVLSERELKEMVYPSENDVLCIAVKMLGYDRVLVKCQDGHTRVCRIRGKMKRKTWIREGDVVLVSPWDFQGEERGEIFWRYTANQVEQLRREGILKIE encoded by the coding sequence ATGGGAAAGAAGAAGGTGCTGAGCGAGCGAGAGCTGAAGGAGATGGTCTATCCCTCCGAGAACGATGTCCTCTGCATAGCCGTGAAGATGCTAGGCTACGATAGGGTGCTCGTGAAATGCCAGGATGGCCATACAAGGGTTTGTAGGATCAGGGGGAAGATGAAGAGGAAGACATGGATAAGGGAGGGGGATGTCGTCCTAGTCTCTCCTTGGGACTTCCAGGGGGAGGAGAGGGGGGAGATATTCTGGAGGTATACAGCGAACCAGGTTGAGCAGCTGAGGAGAGAGGGCATCCTTAAGATAGAGTAG
- the sfsA gene encoding DNA/RNA nuclease SfsA — protein sequence MHFERPLIPARFRDRLNRFLGLVEVEGESRGCFIPNPGRLRGLLWAGAKVHLSERGLRGRKTGYDLILVELGEGLVSVDSRMPNKVIGEAVESGLIPEFKGLHIKEREAHLQGSRLDFLLHGGGEYLFLEVKSCTLVEEGVALFPDAPTSRGERHMKTLIRALDFGRAAVLFLVQRGDAEVFRPNWGVDPRFSEALKTAVERGVEAYAYTCEVSLSSIELDRRLPMEF from the coding sequence TTGCATTTCGAGAGGCCACTTATACCTGCGAGGTTTAGGGATAGACTCAACCGGTTCCTAGGCCTCGTAGAGGTTGAAGGTGAATCCCGAGGCTGCTTCATACCGAATCCTGGAAGGCTTAGGGGCCTTCTGTGGGCTGGGGCTAAAGTGCACCTTTCTGAGAGGGGCCTTAGGGGTAGGAAGACAGGATACGATCTGATCCTAGTTGAATTAGGGGAGGGCTTGGTCTCGGTCGACTCAAGGATGCCTAACAAGGTTATAGGAGAAGCTGTTGAGTCGGGCCTGATACCCGAGTTTAAGGGCTTGCATATAAAGGAGAGAGAGGCCCATCTCCAGGGTTCAAGGCTAGACTTCCTCCTCCACGGGGGAGGAGAGTATCTATTCTTGGAGGTGAAGTCCTGCACTCTTGTGGAGGAGGGGGTCGCCCTATTCCCGGATGCGCCTACATCGAGGGGAGAGAGGCATATGAAGACCCTCATAAGAGCGTTGGACTTCGGGAGGGCAGCAGTCCTCTTCCTCGTCCAAAGGGGTGATGCCGAGGTCTTCAGGCCAAACTGGGGGGTCGATCCAAGGTTCTCTGAGGCCCTGAAAACCGCCGTCGAGAGGGGTGTGGAGGCATATGCATACACCTGCGAGGTTTCGCTCTCCTCCATCGAGCTTGATAGAAGGTTGCCCATGGAGTTTTAA
- the cysC gene encoding adenylyl-sulfate kinase — MKEGWAIWITGLPASGKSTLARTVKERLERLGVHVQILESDVVRKVLTPNPTYSPEERETFYNSLVYIGVLLTQNGVNVIFDATANRRRWRRAARGLIDRFLQVYIRCPLEVCRGRDKKGIYKKAEAGEAQYVPGLQEEYEEPWDADLEIDCVRESPEKAAEKIIEIMKENGFI, encoded by the coding sequence GTGAAAGAGGGATGGGCTATTTGGATCACTGGGCTTCCAGCATCAGGTAAGTCTACCCTAGCGAGGACGGTCAAGGAGAGGCTCGAGAGGCTGGGGGTCCATGTACAGATCCTGGAATCCGATGTTGTTAGAAAGGTCCTCACGCCGAACCCCACATACTCTCCCGAGGAGAGGGAGACCTTCTATAACTCCCTGGTCTACATAGGCGTCCTGCTGACCCAGAACGGGGTGAACGTGATCTTCGATGCCACCGCAAACAGGAGGAGGTGGAGGAGGGCCGCCAGAGGCCTAATAGACCGGTTTCTGCAGGTCTACATAAGATGTCCTCTGGAGGTCTGCAGGGGGAGGGATAAAAAGGGGATATATAAGAAGGCGGAGGCGGGTGAGGCCCAATATGTTCCAGGCCTCCAAGAGGAGTACGAGGAGCCCTGGGATGCGGATCTGGAGATCGACTGCGTAAGAGAATCCCCAGAGAAAGCAGCCGAGAAGATCATAGAGATCATGAAGGAGAACGGCTTCATATAG
- a CDS encoding phosphotransferase, producing MKISLEALRGYLSNLYGGEVQITSLSPLGITGIKPEEALKGYSYGTALSIEFTVEGVHRRVVLNTVRAGGFGHERMADRAAILIWQGEAFNTLPRHVKAIDVGVITRKGSMRSIEDPIEFFILTEMAEGLEYYRDLDRIRETGDLSDLDLRRCKALAGYLAEIHSVKGCEPGLYERRIRELVGHSECIFGLTDSYPTGLEYIGPGELSAIEKRCIDWRWRLKNLTHRLSMVHGDYHPWNIIFTGDTEFKLLDRSRGEWGEPADDVTALAINYLFYALQQTGELDGPFKILWETFFENYLEAAGDRELLQVVQPFFCWRALVIASPIWYPNLPLDVRRKILNFARNILEVSTFDHHEVNGLLED from the coding sequence ATGAAGATAAGCCTCGAGGCTCTCAGGGGTTATCTCTCGAACCTCTACGGGGGTGAAGTCCAGATCACAAGCCTGAGTCCCCTAGGGATTACGGGGATAAAGCCCGAAGAAGCCCTTAAGGGTTATAGCTATGGAACAGCTCTCTCAATAGAATTCACGGTTGAAGGGGTCCACAGAAGGGTTGTCCTCAACACGGTGAGGGCTGGAGGGTTTGGCCATGAGAGGATGGCGGACAGGGCAGCCATCCTAATCTGGCAGGGTGAGGCCTTCAACACCCTCCCAAGGCATGTGAAGGCCATAGATGTCGGGGTCATAACGAGGAAGGGATCAATGAGATCCATTGAGGATCCCATCGAGTTCTTCATCTTGACAGAGATGGCAGAGGGTCTTGAATACTATAGAGATCTTGACAGGATAAGGGAGACCGGGGATTTATCGGATCTAGACTTGAGGCGTTGTAAGGCCCTAGCGGGATATCTGGCCGAGATTCACTCGGTTAAAGGTTGTGAGCCTGGGCTCTATGAGAGGAGGATCAGAGAGCTCGTAGGTCATAGCGAGTGCATCTTCGGCCTCACCGACAGCTACCCAACTGGTTTAGAATACATTGGACCCGGAGAGCTATCAGCCATCGAGAAGAGATGCATAGACTGGAGGTGGAGGTTGAAGAACCTCACCCACCGCCTCTCAATGGTTCACGGCGACTACCACCCATGGAACATCATCTTCACGGGGGATACTGAGTTCAAGCTCTTGGACCGGAGCAGGGGAGAGTGGGGTGAGCCGGCGGATGATGTAACAGCCCTAGCCATCAACTACCTCTTCTACGCCCTCCAACAGACCGGTGAGCTGGATGGACCCTTCAAGATTCTCTGGGAGACATTCTTCGAGAATTATCTTGAGGCCGCGGGAGATCGCGAGCTTCTCCAGGTGGTTCAGCCCTTCTTCTGCTGGAGGGCCCTGGTCATAGCATCCCCAATCTGGTATCCCAACCTCCCATTAGATGTGAGAAGGAAGATTCTAAACTTCGCCAGAAATATCCTAGAGGTTTCAACATTCGATCACCATGAGGTTAACGGCTTGCTGGAGGATTAA
- a CDS encoding arginine--tRNA ligase, which yields MSNPLLQLRAECRRLLEEALKGLYPDTELPEDRLSRPPSIEMGEISSSLCLQLAQRLGLKPIDLAKRMVTEINIASRRLVASAEEKNGYINFHADTGNFSKLVLEAATGDEEYGFLKTDSPERVMVEHTSANPIRPLHIGTARNSVLGDALARMQRRRGHSVEVHFYVDDMGRQVATATYGWRLLGKPEPSGRADEWFGEIYAIVNVLKEVKRLKRELEEAKERGDDERVWRINKELDKYASAANELRERSPLFDELNERMKSEPDPEGGIMKLNTEYERGIPEAKSDVRRLVEHCVRGFEEVLGELDIRFDFWDYEGDLVWSGAVEEAIEALRRTPYTSYEEGALILDCEAVARSLGLKERWGINPSYEIPRLVLMRADGTTLYTPRDIAYSIQKFRRVDRVINVIGCDQSLAQLQLRIALAAMGRLELADRQIHYAYEFVRLPEVKMSGRLGRYVTLRELLERAVSLAYEEVSKRSPNLTEEEMRSIARMVGHGAVKYTLLSLDPMKVVVFDWNKALNFEMNSAPFIQYSHARACNILKRAPSRPEPDYSLLNDARERELVLLIAQFPEVFSEACESLRPSEISSYANILADRFNAFYSALPVIKAEPPGLAGARLMLVDSVRIVLRNALSVLGIEAPERM from the coding sequence ATGTCTAACCCTCTCTTGCAGCTAAGGGCTGAGTGCAGAAGGCTATTAGAGGAGGCTTTAAAAGGGCTCTACCCGGATACTGAGCTTCCTGAAGATAGGTTATCGAGGCCCCCAAGCATAGAGATGGGGGAGATCTCATCCTCGTTATGCCTACAACTCGCCCAAAGGCTCGGCCTGAAGCCCATAGACCTAGCAAAGAGAATGGTAACGGAGATAAATATTGCCTCCAGGAGGCTGGTGGCCTCAGCTGAGGAGAAGAATGGATATATCAACTTCCATGCGGACACTGGAAACTTCTCCAAGCTTGTCCTCGAGGCTGCGACCGGAGATGAGGAATATGGCTTCTTGAAGACAGACTCGCCTGAGAGGGTTATGGTGGAGCACACCAGCGCTAACCCCATACGCCCCCTCCACATCGGAACAGCTCGAAACTCCGTTCTCGGAGACGCCTTAGCCAGGATGCAGAGGAGGAGGGGCCACAGCGTCGAGGTTCACTTCTACGTAGATGACATGGGAAGGCAGGTAGCTACGGCTACCTATGGCTGGAGGCTGTTGGGGAAGCCTGAGCCATCAGGCAGAGCGGATGAATGGTTCGGTGAGATATATGCCATAGTGAATGTCCTAAAGGAGGTTAAGAGGCTGAAGAGGGAGCTCGAGGAGGCGAAGGAGAGGGGGGACGACGAGAGGGTTTGGAGGATAAATAAGGAGCTGGACAAGTACGCCTCTGCGGCTAACGAGCTCAGGGAGAGGAGCCCCCTGTTCGACGAGCTTAACGAGAGGATGAAGTCAGAGCCAGACCCCGAGGGAGGCATTATGAAGCTAAACACAGAGTATGAGAGGGGGATCCCCGAGGCCAAGAGCGATGTAAGGAGGCTGGTGGAGCACTGCGTGAGGGGCTTCGAGGAAGTCCTAGGAGAGCTGGACATAAGGTTTGACTTTTGGGACTACGAGGGAGACCTAGTCTGGAGCGGGGCCGTGGAGGAGGCCATAGAGGCCCTCAGGAGAACCCCATACACCTCCTATGAGGAGGGGGCCCTGATCCTTGACTGTGAGGCCGTTGCAAGATCTCTAGGGCTGAAAGAGAGGTGGGGGATAAACCCCTCATATGAGATACCCAGGCTTGTACTGATGAGGGCGGATGGAACAACCCTCTACACGCCCAGGGATATAGCGTACTCTATCCAGAAGTTCAGGAGGGTCGACAGGGTCATAAACGTTATCGGGTGTGACCAGAGCCTAGCCCAGCTCCAGCTCAGGATAGCTTTGGCAGCGATGGGAAGGCTGGAGCTCGCCGATAGGCAGATCCACTACGCCTACGAGTTCGTCAGGCTTCCGGAGGTGAAGATGAGCGGCCGCCTGGGTAGATATGTGACCCTGAGAGAACTCCTAGAGAGGGCTGTATCCCTCGCCTACGAGGAGGTCTCAAAGAGATCCCCAAACCTCACAGAGGAGGAGATGCGCAGCATTGCGAGGATGGTGGGGCACGGAGCCGTGAAGTACACTTTACTCAGTCTAGACCCGATGAAGGTGGTGGTCTTCGACTGGAATAAGGCGCTGAACTTCGAGATGAACAGCGCCCCATTCATCCAGTACTCCCACGCCAGGGCCTGCAATATACTAAAAAGGGCTCCGAGCCGCCCAGAGCCAGATTACTCCCTGCTCAATGATGCCAGGGAGAGAGAGCTGGTGCTCCTGATAGCCCAGTTCCCGGAGGTGTTCTCAGAGGCCTGCGAGAGCCTCAGGCCGAGTGAGATCTCCTCATATGCTAATATCCTAGCTGACAGGTTCAACGCCTTCTATTCAGCCCTTCCAGTCATAAAGGCCGAGCCCCCGGGACTAGCTGGAGCCAGACTCATGCTCGTCGACTCCGTGAGGATAGTCCTCAGAAACGCCCTCTCGGTATTGGGAATAGAGGCGCCGGAACGGATGTGA
- a CDS encoding M48 family metalloprotease: MNLWKLRLSMAGTLAVIIGITTLGFALVLSLMNSLSLLSLVVLVAAFNIIQWLIAPYMVDMLYRVRPLGADESPRLHRILQELSHRSGIRPPKLMMADLPVPNAFAYGSPLTGSRVAVTRGLLSSLDEEEVEAVIGHELGHLKHRDVQVMMFASFLPSLFYLLARSMLYSSYYYDRRDRRDGGGLALLGGVSMLIYFVLLLFSLSLSRLREYYADQHSVSVVEDGARKLSEGLAKIVSSTLRVRSYTGGSLGISGFKTLFISDPDRASQDALDLQAAWRGGSDSELVRSILSRKVTWLDNLLELFSTHPNIVKRIRALQS, translated from the coding sequence ATGAACCTTTGGAAGCTGAGGCTATCCATGGCTGGAACCCTGGCCGTGATAATTGGCATCACGACCTTGGGATTTGCATTGGTTCTATCGCTCATGAACTCTCTGAGCCTCCTATCTCTCGTAGTCCTAGTCGCGGCCTTCAACATAATCCAATGGCTTATAGCCCCATATATGGTCGACATGCTATATAGGGTTCGGCCCTTAGGGGCTGATGAGAGCCCTAGGCTGCACAGGATCCTTCAAGAACTCTCGCATAGATCTGGAATAAGGCCTCCTAAGCTGATGATGGCCGACCTACCCGTGCCAAATGCCTTCGCATATGGCTCCCCCCTCACCGGGAGCAGGGTGGCCGTTACTAGAGGGCTCCTCAGCTCCCTTGATGAGGAGGAGGTTGAGGCGGTTATAGGCCACGAGCTTGGCCACCTCAAGCACCGCGATGTCCAGGTGATGATGTTCGCCTCCTTCCTTCCATCCCTCTTCTACCTATTAGCCAGGTCGATGCTCTATTCCAGCTATTATTATGATCGCAGGGATAGGAGGGATGGGGGAGGACTGGCCCTGCTTGGCGGGGTCTCGATGCTCATCTACTTCGTTCTCCTCCTCTTCTCCTTAAGCCTGAGCAGGCTTAGGGAGTACTACGCAGACCAGCACAGCGTCTCCGTAGTTGAGGATGGAGCGAGGAAGCTATCAGAGGGGCTGGCCAAGATAGTCTCATCAACCCTCAGGGTTCGATCTTATACGGGAGGCTCCCTTGGCATAAGCGGCTTCAAGACCCTATTCATCTCCGACCCCGATAGGGCATCTCAAGACGCCTTGGATCTCCAAGCAGCTTGGAGGGGTGGATCGGACAGCGAACTGGTGAGGAGCATCTTGAGCAGGAAGGTCACCTGGCTCGACAACCTACTGGAGCTTTTCTCCACCCATCCGAATATAGTGAAGAGGATTAGGGCCCTTCAGTCATAA
- a CDS encoding uracil-DNA glycosylase, whose amino-acid sequence MRNLHLEVQSCRRCGLWEGRRNPVLGEGSLDAKAFLVGEAPGRREDETGRPFAGAAGQLLNDLLGGIGLSRGDVYIGNVVKCRPPRNRPPRAEEVEACSPYLERQLSILRPRIIVSMGNTATQYLMTRFGLSPRYIGEVHGKSFRVEAPWGEVILLPSYHPASALYTKGLEYVLRRDFESLRSILDGLEASL is encoded by the coding sequence ATGAGGAACCTGCACTTGGAGGTTCAAAGCTGTAGAAGGTGTGGCCTCTGGGAGGGAAGGAGGAACCCGGTTTTAGGAGAGGGGAGCCTTGATGCGAAGGCTTTCCTCGTGGGAGAGGCACCTGGGAGAAGGGAGGATGAGACCGGGAGGCCCTTCGCTGGGGCAGCCGGCCAACTGTTGAACGATCTCCTCGGGGGCATAGGGCTGAGTAGGGGCGATGTCTATATTGGAAACGTGGTGAAATGCCGTCCCCCTAGGAATAGGCCTCCTAGAGCAGAGGAGGTGGAGGCCTGTTCCCCCTACTTGGAGCGGCAGCTAAGTATCTTGAGGCCCAGGATCATCGTCTCCATGGGCAATACTGCGACCCAGTACCTGATGACCCGCTTCGGGTTGAGTCCAAGGTATATTGGGGAGGTCCATGGAAAATCCTTCAGAGTTGAGGCTCCTTGGGGGGAGGTTATCCTCCTCCCCTCCTATCACCCAGCCTCAGCCCTCTACACAAAGGGATTGGAGTATGTGTTAAGGAGGGATTTCGAATCTCTTAGGAGTATTCTAGACGGCCTTGAGGCATCTTTATGA
- a CDS encoding metalloregulator ArsR/SmtB family transcription factor: protein MREVLIIKDPEIAKLFADETRRQILHRLRHRELSASDLAEALGKSHSSILHHLKLLQDAGLVEETRIERRRNLVQSYYRSTAKMFIISYTLTETLGDMEGFPWSREVLRRILDGLRDMGYVYPEGKGDRVLELIGGCYMKEQKALEEIIERQTTPIKADRHIYFATTRLLTMLKLSSDEEYMRMIGELKELLRGPQGEDENGS, encoded by the coding sequence TTGAGAGAAGTACTCATAATAAAGGACCCTGAGATTGCAAAGCTATTCGCGGATGAGACCAGGCGCCAGATCCTTCACCGCCTGAGGCATCGGGAGCTATCAGCATCGGATCTAGCCGAGGCGCTGGGCAAGAGCCATTCAAGCATATTACATCACCTGAAGCTCCTCCAAGATGCGGGGCTAGTCGAGGAGACAAGGATTGAGAGGAGGAGGAACCTCGTCCAGAGCTATTACAGGAGCACCGCGAAGATGTTCATAATCTCATACACCCTCACAGAGACCCTGGGAGATATGGAGGGCTTCCCCTGGAGCAGAGAGGTGCTCAGGAGGATACTGGATGGATTGAGGGATATGGGTTATGTATACCCAGAGGGGAAGGGGGATAGGGTCCTAGAGCTAATAGGGGGCTGCTACATGAAGGAGCAGAAGGCCCTCGAGGAGATCATAGAGAGGCAGACCACCCCAATAAAGGCAGATAGACACATCTACTTCGCGACGACCAGGCTCCTTACGATGCTGAAGCTATCAAGCGACGAGGAGTACATGAGGATGATAGGGGAACTCAAGGAACTCTTAAGGGGTCCCCAGGGAGAGGACGAAAATGGATCTTAA
- a CDS encoding ABC transporter ATP-binding protein, whose amino-acid sequence MDLKSGGRRGGLKNLPRVLRYPVRYWQFKVALLLVISATILEVFTPALIGGIIDTVKAVVAGEDPERITGFGGMINRALTPAFEWFSENLKLSLNISTLIVLSSTLILISALVGAVRYLQRYILAYISQRAAFEIRSDLYSSLLEQSFSFYDEQRTGQLMARATSDVDQLERFFGFGLTQLVSTILLFSMVLYTIVIMSPQLTLVSMIVLPLIMFTTLRFARRIGPIWLRIRNQFGEISSAVQENLMGVKVVRGFAMEGYEEEKFTKLCDEYFETNMEGARLRSFYMPLASMLTSMGVALIIWYGGLRVISGALSLGTLIAFYFYLIRLAGPVRMFGFMVATFQRGMAAAERIFEIIDKPSTVSDKEGAVELADVKGHIAFENVSFSYDGRNMVLKGINLEVKPGMKVAILGATGSGKSSIINLIPRFYDVTEGRITIDGYDVRDVTLRSLRRHIGIVRQDPFIFSTTIKENIALGVENPRFEDIVEAARRAQIHDFISSLPEGYDTRVGERGVTLSGGQKQRIAIARALLKNPKILILDDSTSSVDMWTEYEIQRALKDLMENRTTFIITQRISTIRDADYIFVLEGGKIAEEGTHEQLMSKKGIYYRLYKTQVAHEDVEEN is encoded by the coding sequence ATGGATCTTAAATCGGGAGGACGGAGGGGAGGCTTGAAGAACCTCCCCCGAGTCCTGAGATACCCAGTCAGATACTGGCAGTTCAAGGTTGCCCTACTCCTCGTCATCTCCGCTACAATACTTGAAGTCTTCACACCCGCTCTAATTGGGGGGATTATCGACACCGTTAAGGCAGTGGTGGCTGGAGAGGATCCAGAGAGGATCACCGGATTCGGCGGTATGATCAATAGGGCCTTAACCCCCGCATTCGAATGGTTCTCCGAGAACCTCAAGCTGAGCCTGAATATATCGACGCTCATCGTCCTATCCTCAACTCTCATACTGATCTCGGCCCTAGTCGGAGCTGTGAGGTACCTCCAGAGGTATATACTAGCCTACATATCACAAAGGGCCGCCTTCGAGATCCGGAGCGACCTTTACAGCTCCCTTTTGGAGCAGTCCTTCAGCTTCTACGACGAGCAGAGGACTGGGCAGTTGATGGCTAGGGCTACGAGCGACGTGGACCAGCTTGAGAGATTCTTCGGCTTTGGGTTAACCCAGCTGGTCTCCACCATCCTCCTATTCTCCATGGTCCTCTATACCATCGTTATTATGAGCCCCCAGCTCACCCTAGTATCAATGATCGTCCTACCACTGATAATGTTCACCACCCTCAGGTTCGCTAGGAGGATTGGCCCCATTTGGCTTAGGATAAGGAACCAGTTCGGGGAGATCTCCTCAGCGGTTCAGGAGAACCTTATGGGGGTGAAGGTTGTGAGGGGGTTCGCCATGGAGGGTTACGAGGAGGAGAAGTTCACGAAGCTCTGTGACGAATACTTCGAGACGAACATGGAGGGGGCGAGGCTGAGATCGTTCTATATGCCCCTCGCATCCATGCTGACCTCAATGGGTGTGGCCCTGATAATCTGGTATGGAGGACTCCGGGTAATAAGCGGAGCCCTCAGCCTAGGGACCCTCATAGCCTTCTACTTCTACCTAATCCGCCTAGCCGGGCCTGTGAGGATGTTCGGCTTCATGGTAGCCACATTCCAACGGGGAATGGCAGCAGCCGAGAGGATATTCGAGATAATTGATAAACCCTCAACGGTTTCTGACAAGGAGGGTGCCGTAGAGCTGGCGGATGTGAAGGGGCATATAGCCTTTGAGAATGTGAGCTTCAGCTACGACGGGAGGAACATGGTCCTCAAGGGGATAAACCTGGAGGTTAAACCAGGGATGAAGGTAGCCATCCTAGGAGCGACAGGCTCAGGTAAGAGCTCTATAATAAACCTGATACCTAGATTCTACGACGTCACAGAGGGGAGGATAACCATAGACGGATACGATGTCAGGGATGTGACTTTAAGGTCTCTGAGGAGGCATATAGGGATAGTGAGGCAGGACCCATTCATATTCTCCACAACCATTAAAGAGAACATAGCCCTAGGAGTTGAGAACCCGAGGTTTGAGGATATAGTGGAGGCTGCGAGGAGGGCTCAGATACACGACTTCATCTCCTCTCTACCAGAGGGCTATGATACAAGGGTGGGGGAGAGAGGGGTCACCCTATCGGGTGGGCAGAAGCAGAGAATAGCCATAGCGAGAGCCCTACTCAAGAACCCGAAGATACTCATACTGGACGACTCAACATCTAGCGTCGACATGTGGACTGAGTATGAGATACAGAGAGCCCTTAAAGACCTGATGGAAAACCGGACCACATTCATTATAACACAGAGAATATCCACAATTAGAGATGCAGATTACATATTTGTTCTGGAGGGGGGAAAGATAGCAGAAGAGGGAACACATGAACAGCTGATGTCCAAGAAGGGGATATACTACAGGCTCTATAAAACACAGGTAGCCCATGAGGATGTGGAGGAGAATTAA